GAACGAATATGAGTTTACATTGACGGCATATGGTGTGAGTGGTGTCTCTTCTGTGCCGGTGCTTATTAAGGGCACGCCCGATGAGTGTACGGGTGCTGCAGCATACGTCATGGAGTCTGTCGGCATAGAAGCGACAGAGGCTGGCGCACGACTTTCGTGGACCAACAAAACGGAAGTGGAAGTAACATTACATCTTTCTTATATCAATGGTTTGGGGATGTTTTTGGAAGAGGAAGTGGATGCGACACTTTCAGGAAGCCATGCTATTTCCGACTTGGAGATTGGAGAAACGGAATTTACGATATATGCCCAAAACGTAGTGGATGGAAAGAAAACTCCGTCAAAAACGATAACCGTTGCTTCTATTGTCGATCCGAGAGACATCATACAGATATGGTATGATCCAGACCGTAAAGACCCCGTTAATTTTGATTGTGGTACAGTGGGTATCAACAGTGTAGAGATAGTGGATGAGTATAGTTATAAACTGACGCTTGATCCGACTGTTCCCGAACGTTACATTATTTGGGAACCGTTAGGTAGCAATATTCGTCGAAATGACTTGTCGTTATCGTTCCAGTATCGGTGTGCGGATAGCTTTAGCCTTACACTTCTTTATTATCCGTTTGACTGGGGTACGATTGCGGAGAACTATAAAGCAAAGGGTACATTATCAGCAAGCACGGAATGGAAGACAGTATCATTTGATATAAAGAATGATATTGAAACCTTACCAGGGAGATGGGGAACTACAACCAGCCAGTATCGTTTTATTTTCGGTACGGAACCTACTGTCGAAAAGAATGTTCCTGTAACGTTTGAAATAAGGAATATTAAGTTACGTCCCGGGAAATAACCGATACTCCTTTGAAGGATAATATATAATCCAGTGTCCCTATATAGAAACCGTAGTGTCTCTATATCTGCACTACAGTGTCTGTATAGGGACACTATTGTTTCTTTTTATGTGCAACCAATTGATAAAGAAAAGCAAATAAACGAATGAATATTTTACAAAAAACAGTCCGTCTGTTGTCGTTAGGAGTGTTATTCTCGAGTACCCTTTCGGCTGTCCAGCCCTCTTCGGATGTAAAGAAGGACCGTTTCATAGACCATCTGATGTCAAAGATGACGCTGCACGAGAAAATCGGGCAACTCAATCTTTGCGGAGCGGGAGATATTTATACCGGTCCGATTGTGAACAGTAATATTGCCGAACGAATTCGAAAGGGTGAAGTTGGTGGGATTCTCAGTTTGAAGGGGGTAAGCAGTATCCGGAAGATACAGGAAATAGCGGTTAAGGAAAGCCGCCTGGGCATTCCGGTTATATTCGGCATGGACGTGATTCACGGTTATGAGACGATGTTTCCCATTCCTTTAGGGCTGTCATGCAGTTGGAATATGGAAGCTATTGAGAAATCCGCTCGCGTTGCCGCCGTCGAGGCGAGTGCCGATGGCATCTGTTGGACCTATTCACCGATGGTGGATATCTGCCGGGATGCCCGCTGGGGACGTATGTCCGAAGGAGTGGGAGAAGATGTTTTCTTAGGCTCGCGGATTGCCGAAGCGATGGTGCGGGGCTATCAGGGCGAC
This portion of the Bacteroides acidifaciens genome encodes:
- a CDS encoding DUF4959 domain-containing protein produces the protein MKKYILYLIGILSFLFACGDDEDVKGGMEPVTEVECTPFIGSVAMKWKNPVADDYYYTLLSYKNAAGETVNKKVSRYSADADGVTSALVTGFTDTNEYEFTLTAYGVSGVSSVPVLIKGTPDECTGAAAYVMESVGIEATEAGARLSWTNKTEVEVTLHLSYINGLGMFLEEEVDATLSGSHAISDLEIGETEFTIYAQNVVDGKKTPSKTITVASIVDPRDIIQIWYDPDRKDPVNFDCGTVGINSVEIVDEYSYKLTLDPTVPERYIIWEPLGSNIRRNDLSLSFQYRCADSFSLTLLYYPFDWGTIAENYKAKGTLSASTEWKTVSFDIKNDIETLPGRWGTTTSQYRFIFGTEPTVEKNVPVTFEIRNIKLRPGK